One genomic window of Mycteria americana isolate JAX WOST 10 ecotype Jacksonville Zoo and Gardens chromosome Z, USCA_MyAme_1.0, whole genome shotgun sequence includes the following:
- the TMOD1 gene encoding tropomodulin-1, which produces MSYRKELEKYRDLDEDKILGALTEEELRKLENELEELDPDNALLPAGLRQRDQTQKPPTGPFKREELMAHLEKQAKDVKDREDLVPFTGEKRGKAWIPKQKPMDPVLESVTLEPELEEALANASDAELCDIAAILGMHTLMSNQQYYEALGSSTIVNKEGLNSVIKPTQYKPVPDEEPNSTDVEETLKRIQSNDPDLEEVNLNNIMNIPIPTLKAFAEALKNNTYVKKFSVVGTRSNDPVAFALAEMLKVNNTLKSLNVESNFISGSGILAVVEALQGNTSLVELRIDNQSQPLGNKVEMEIANMLEKNTSLLKFGYHFTQQGPRLRASNAMMNNNDLVRKRRLAELNGPIFPKCRTGV; this is translated from the exons ATGTCTTACAGAAAGGAGCTAGAAAAATACCGAGACCTGGATGAAGACAAGATCCTTGGAGCTCTGACAGAGGAGGAGCTCAGGAAGTTAGAGAATGAGCTGGAAGAGCTGGATCCTGAT AACGCGTTGCTGCCGGCAGGGCTCCGGCAGCGGGATCAGACACAAAAGCCACCAACTGGCCCGTTCAAAAGGGAGGAGCTCATGGCCCACCTAGAAAAGCAGGCGAAGGATGTTAAAGACAGAGAAGACTTGGTTCCTTTCACGGGTGAAAAGAGAG GAAAAGCTTGGATCCCCAAGCAGAAGCCGATGGATCCTGTTTTGGAAAGTGTGACTCTGGAGCCGGAACTGGAGGAAGCCCTTGCTAATGCCTCTGATGCAGAGCTCTGTGACATTGCTG ccATCCTCGGCATGCACACCCTGATGAGTAACCAGCAGTACTATGAGGCACTGGGGAGCAGCACCATCGTGAACAAAGAAGGGCTCAACA GTGTGATTAAGCCCACACAGTACAAACCAGTTCCTGATGAGGAACCAAACTCAACGGATGTGGAGGAAACTCTGAAACGAATACAAAGCAATGATCCTGACCTTGAGGAAGTCAACCTTAACAATATTATG aatattCCCATACCAACTTTAAAAGCTTTTGCGGAAGCGCTGAAAAATAATACCTATGTGAAAAAGTTCAGTGTAGTTGGGACACGGAGCAATGATCCTGTTGCTTTC GCACTGGCAGAAATGCTGAAGGTCAACAACACGCTGAAGAGCCTGAACGTGGAATCAAACTTCATTTCTGGGTCAGGGATCCTGGCTGTTGTGGAAGCGCTCCAGGGCAACACATCGCTCGTAGAGCTGCGCATCGACAACCAG agCCAGCCCTTGGGCAACAAAGTAGAAATGGAAATTGCGAACATGTTGGAAAAAAACACCTCCCTGCTGAAGTTCGGGTACCATTTCACTCAGCAAGGTCCCCGGCTCCGTGCCTCAAATGCCATGATGAATAACAATGACCTCG tgAGGAAGAGAAGACTTGCAGAGTTGAACGGGCCTATTTTTCCCAAGTGCAGAACTGGAGTGTAG